The genomic DNA ATGAAACTCCATGTAAGGAACACCCTCACTAGAGCGCTGGCAGACATCTTTTAAAAGCTGATAGGCTCTACGAACAACAGAAGTGCCTTTTTTAGATTCAGATCCAATATTCAGCAGCCCAACTTTAGGTGTTTTTATACCGCTCGTGCATTTTTGATAGGCAGCCCCCATGTAAGCATATTTTACCAAATGCTCTGCTTTACAAGAGACATTGCCTCCTACATCCACAATAGCTAAAGAACCATTTTTTGTCGGCAAAACTGCTAATAAGGCAGGTCGTGTGATACCAGGCAATTTGGGCAAAGAAAGAGTAGCACTAGCAACTAAAGCGCCTGTATTACCGGCAGAAACTAGGGCATCTATCTGTTTTTTTTTAAGAAGCTTGATTCCTACAGCAGTCGATGATCTTTTTTTCTGGCGTAGAGCAACCAGAGGATCTTCCCCCATTTCTACAAAATTGGCCACAGGTAAAAAAGTTAAGCGATTAAACTTTTCTGCAGGCAGACTTGCTTTTGCTTTAGCCATATGTTCGTCGATAACGGATTGAGTAGCTAAAGCTATAAGCCTAAGAGAGGGATTTAATTGATTAAGCGCTTGAATAAGAGCATCAAAAATTATCGTTGGCGAGCTATCGCTCCCCATTAAGTCAATCCCGATGCGCAATATTCAAGTTCTCCTTTAAACTAAGCTTTTCGAGCCATAACAACACGCCCATTATATTGTCCACAAGATGGACAAACTACATGCGGCAGCTTAGGAGACTGGCAGTTAGAACAATTAGCTAATTGTTTAGGCTTTTTTGCATGGTGCGCGCGCTTAGAATTTTTGCGGGCATTAGAATGACGGTTACGTGGTACTGCCATGGGGTGTTAACTCCTCATCAAATTATAAAGTTTATAAGTGGGCAAAGGGATGGTACCCTTCATCCTCTGAATTACCGTCGGAAGAATCGCTACCTCGAAAAAATTTATTAAGCTCGCCCCTCTGAGGACATTGGCCGTTATTGCATTCTGCAAAAAAAGGAGCGGTCAACAAAATATTTTCTCTTAGCATCTCCTGAAAGTTGTAAATTCCCGATTTTATTTCTTCTGCCGGCACGGTATGATAAAAATTTTCTAATCTTATCGGTGTTTTTACCGCTTCATTGCAGATTACACACGGGAGAGTAGCAAACGTTTGAATGTCAAAGTGCAAGACCAAATCGTTTTCTGCTAGATAGGCTTCCCCTTCTACAATCACTGGGTCAACAAAGCTTAGCTCTTTTTCATGAATATCTAAAAACTCAGGACTAAGCTTTTCAACAATAGCTTCTGCATGACCATCTCTAAGTTGTTCAATATATATTTTAAATGCTTCGTTCATTCTTAAAATTCTACTCAAAGAGTTGATTTTTATCCAGTAAAAAAGCAAACCTAGCTCCCCTAGACTTGCTAAAGCCTGTCAATTCCACCCGCTTCCGTTTATATTAGCCTAAAAATTACCCTTAAGATTTAATTAATTATTTTTTTAAAAAACTGTAGGAATAATTTCTTATTATCCATTTCCAAGAGAAGCTTGTTAGAATGATCTATCTCGCTCTTTTTTCTAGCTAATAACAGCTTTATCGGCTATGATAGCCCTTTAAATTACGAAAAGTGTAAGGGCTTTTTCAATAGCCTAAATGCTAGGATGTTAATACCATAAAAGTTCAACACATATCCAGGCATTTATTGTCTTTGGTAGATCACTTTGGTAAGCTTATGGCCAGACAAGGATGCCCCTACAGTTTTGCAAAGCTAGCATGTTTTTCATCTATAATCATGAAAGACGCTTAAGATAATGATCTTAGCCTATTGATCTCTAGACATTCCACGTCTTAGCTCCAACACTTTTCGTCCAAAATAGGTAATTACAATGGACGAAATCCTTTTAAATATTGAATCAAAAGAAATCCGCTATGCTCATCTGCGCCACGGCCAGCTACATGACTTGATCGTAGAAAGAAAAAAAGAAAGACAGTTAACAGGCAACATCTACCGGGGCCAAGTTACTAATATTCTTCATAACATTCAATCTGCTTTTATTGATATTAATGAAGGGGAAAACGGTTTTATTCATATCTCTGACATCCTTGAAAACACTAAAAAATTCGAGCAAGTTTATGAGATGGATTTTGATTTAGATTATGACATCAAAACCCTAGATGATAAGCAGCAGCAAAATTTAGATATTGAACAGGTCATGAAAATTGACCAGAATGTTTTAGTGCAAGTGGTCAAAGAGCCTATTGGCTCAAAAGGTGCCCGTTTAACCTCTAACATTTCCATCGCGGGGCGCTATCTAGTCCTGCTTCCCAACTCTATTCACCGGGGTGTTTCTCGTAAAATTGAAGATCGCAATGTACGTGAAAGATTAAAAAAGTTAATTCGTGCTTTTGAAATGCCCAAAGATATGGGTTTAATTTGTCGCACGGCTAGTGCGATTGCCACTCCTGAAATGTTGATTGAAGAAGCTAATGATTTGCTCAACACCTGGAATAATATCATGGAGAACTTTAAAAAATCCAATGAGCCCACGCTTTTATTTGCTGAATCCGATATTATCAAGCGTGCAGTGATCCATGCGGTCGATAAACGGTATGAAAGAATATTGATAGATGATTATAACGTTTATCAAACATGCAAGCGCTTATATAGCCGCTACGCCAATGAACATGCCTTATGCATCGAATATTATCGGGATAAAATTCCGATGTTTGAACGCTTTAATGTAGAGAGAGAAATAGAGAAGACTTTACGCCGTAAAATTTGGTTACCTAGCGGAGGTTATCTCTATTTCGATCGTACCGAGGCCATGCATACGATCGATGTCAATTCCGGCAGAAGCTCTAGTAACAAGACAGACGTAGAAGAATCATTAGTAAGGATCAACTTAGAAGCTACGGAAGAAATTGCGCGTCAATTACGCTTGCGTAACGTGGGAGGATTAGTCATTTGCGATTTTATCGATATGCGTTTACGTAAAAATCAACGCCGAGTTTTAGAACGTCTCAAAGAATTTATGAAAGAGGATTCGGCAAAATGCACAATTTTAGGAATGAGCGAATTTGGTTTAGTTGAGATGACACGCCAACGTAATCGAGGTTCTTTACACCAGACTATTTTCTGCAGCTGTCCTTATTGCGGAGGCAGTGGCCTTGTTAAAACGCACGAAAGCATCTCTATCGAGATTGAGAGAGCCCTTAAAAAAGTAATTGGATGCCACCAGCAGTTTGCTTTAAAACTTATCATTCATCCTGAACTAGAGAAATATCTAAAAGTTATTGACCAACAGTATTTATTTAAGCTGGCCGAAGAATTAAACGCCCACCTTCAAATTGCTACTGATGACAATATGCACATTAACGATTATCATTTCCTATCCACGATCAATAATAAAAAAATAGATGTCTGAGGTTTGGTATGGTCTACATGAAACTGTTGAAAAGCCTAA from Neochlamydia sp. AcF84 includes the following:
- the plsX gene encoding phosphate acyltransferase PlsX, producing MRIGIDLMGSDSSPTIIFDALIQALNQLNPSLRLIALATQSVIDEHMAKAKASLPAEKFNRLTFLPVANFVEMGEDPLVALRQKKRSSTAVGIKLLKKKQIDALVSAGNTGALVASATLSLPKLPGITRPALLAVLPTKNGSLAIVDVGGNVSCKAEHLVKYAYMGAAYQKCTSGIKTPKVGLLNIGSESKKGTSVVRRAYQLLKDVCQRSSEGVPYMEFHGNIEGREVFYGKVDVLVTDGFTGNILVKTSEGLADFIFEYLRETQHGYPLSSLHEPLEYLQALFYYAEYQGALLCGVEGLVIKCHGHSNTKAFFNSIRGVSHMIENNLLMQIRDALN
- the rpmF gene encoding 50S ribosomal protein L32: MAVPRNRHSNARKNSKRAHHAKKPKQLANCSNCQSPKLPHVVCPSCGQYNGRVVMARKA
- a CDS encoding Rne/Rng family ribonuclease — encoded protein: MDEILLNIESKEIRYAHLRHGQLHDLIVERKKERQLTGNIYRGQVTNILHNIQSAFIDINEGENGFIHISDILENTKKFEQVYEMDFDLDYDIKTLDDKQQQNLDIEQVMKIDQNVLVQVVKEPIGSKGARLTSNISIAGRYLVLLPNSIHRGVSRKIEDRNVRERLKKLIRAFEMPKDMGLICRTASAIATPEMLIEEANDLLNTWNNIMENFKKSNEPTLLFAESDIIKRAVIHAVDKRYERILIDDYNVYQTCKRLYSRYANEHALCIEYYRDKIPMFERFNVEREIEKTLRRKIWLPSGGYLYFDRTEAMHTIDVNSGRSSSNKTDVEESLVRINLEATEEIARQLRLRNVGGLVICDFIDMRLRKNQRRVLERLKEFMKEDSAKCTILGMSEFGLVEMTRQRNRGSLHQTIFCSCPYCGGSGLVKTHESISIEIERALKKVIGCHQQFALKLIIHPELEKYLKVIDQQYLFKLAEELNAHLQIATDDNMHINDYHFLSTINNKKIDV